The genomic window GgtgccgcggggctggggcggggtggctgggagctgtgcGGTggaagggatctgggggtgttgctGGGTGCTCGCCTGGACATGAGCCGGCAGCGTGCCCAgggggccaggagggccagcggcaccctggcttgtatcagaaacagtgcggccagcaggagcagggaggtgatcgtccccctgtactcagctctggtgaggccgcacctcgagtgctgtgctcagctttgggcccctcactgcaaggaggacatcgaggccctgcagcgtgtccagagaagggctacggagctggggaagggcctggagcacaagtgcTGTGGGGAGCGGctgggggacctgggggtgtttgggctggagaaaaggaggctcagggcagagctcattgctctctgcaactgcctgaaaggaaggtgtggggagctgggggtcggcctcttctcacaggtaactgtGACAGggcaagagggaatggcctcaagttgtgccaggggaggttcaggtgggaaatgaggagacatttctgctcagaaagagcagtcaggcagtGGGACGAGtcgcccagggaagtggtggagtcaccgtccctgggggtgttcaaggagaggttgggcCTGGTGCTCGGGGACATGGGTTGGTGGTGACAGTGGTGGCAGGGGGTGGCTGGGCCAGATGAGGAGGGCTTTCCCAGCCCTGATGGTTTCTGGAGTTCAGGAAGCACTCGGCCAGCACTCAGGCCCACGGATTAATTGCTGGTGGTGCTGagtggaggcagcagcagggctccgTGCTCCGTGCGGGTCCCCTCCAGCTCAGGTTATCCTACGGGGCAGCTGCTTCGaagctccccgtgcccccaacACCACACTGAGCGCTCCCAGGAGGCCCCAGGCTGTCACTCCAGCTCTGCGTGCCACCCGGGGCAGGCAGCCGgccggacagacagacagacagcccACTTGTACCCGCTGTGGCTTTTAGCCAAGGTTTCCACTTCCCCCGGGATCCCCCTCGCTTCTCCTTCCGTGTTCGAGCCAGGAAGCGCTCGCACCGCCCCGTAGAGACTGGGAAGCGCAAGAACGGCTGGGTGgtgagaggagaaggggaagaagggagcagcgccctgccctcccagcacggagggggtttggggtggcaGCGGCCGAGCTGTGCCCTGTGCTGGGGGTGTTTGGAACGCGCGGTTCCGAGGGGCTCCTGCTGGCTTTGTCGCCCTGCCTTGGGGCTAGGAGCTGAATCCGGACAGGAGAAAAGCCCCTATCCgagtgctttttgcctttttattcaTCCCTCTGACACGCCTGGAGTTAGAACCACGCGCCCGCTCCTCCTTTCAAGCGGCACGTCGCACGGCGTGGGCACCCTGCTGTCCCGGCGCCCCTGCTCCAACAGGCTGCTCGCTTTCCTTCAGCTCGGGGCTCGCAGCGGGGCAGCCACCCCGAGcccctttccttcttcctctccccacccacGGGTGTTTTTCTGGCGCGAACCCACCCGGTTTGCCCGCGCAGCCTGGGGCAGCATTGTCCCCGCACGCCTTTAGGGCGAACGCCCTTCGTGTTTGCGGGGTCGCCGTGGCACAGAGCCCCGGTGAGCCGCCAGGAAGAGCATCCCGCCACGTCTGCGCGCTAATTTTCCCCTAATTGAAGGGTTTGTCCCCAGGCTGCGTCAGGTGCTGCTCGTAAACAGTTCCCAGGGAGGTGACtcctggggagctgggcagggcgCTGCCCGTCCCGGGGCGGGTCCGGCGGCACCTTGGCCGGCCCGAGGGCTCGGCGTGCCTGAGACACGGGTAAATGGGGTTAAATTCTGCGGGGTGAGGCCGTCGGCGTGCCCCGGCAGCACCAGGCTCGGACAGGGAGATGCGGGGCCAGGCTTCGTTCAGCTCCGAAGCCGAGCTCTGCGTGGGACCTCCCCTGCAGCGGGGCTGGTCGCCAGCGGGACGCGGTGTCGGAGCGAGGAGGCTTTCCAGTAAAATTCCCGGTTTAACATCAAATAAGGAACCTGCGCGGCCCGGTTTGTTGTCCTGGCTGTTCGGAGGCGTTCCCTTAGCTTCCATTTCCACCGCAGCGGCACCCTATAAAAGGCGCTGCCCGGCTGCAGCGGAACAAAGGTCGGGTTTATGGAGGGCACCCAGaggtgcccagcaccaggccTCAAACCCCGGAGGAGAGCTCTGGGCAGGATGAAGCCGCCGTGCCTGTCGTGACGCCGGGGAGGAGTTGGGTCAAAAAGGAAGCACGCCGCTGGCTCCGTGGCCGCGTGGGGCCGGCGTGGCCGTGCTCAGCAGCCCCATCTCCCCGCAGATTACTGCATGAACCCCCAGaccgtgctgctgctgcgcgTCATCGCCGCCTTCTGCTTCCTGGGCATCATCTGCAGCCTCTCGGCCTTCCTGCTGGACGTCTTCGGGCCCAAGCACCCGGCGCTGAAGATCACTCGCCGCTACGCTTTCGCCCACATCCTCACAGGTAACGCCCGGCAGCACCGTGCAGGGCTCTCACTCCGGCTGCGCGGGGGGAAAACCCAAATTTCCTTCCCCGATCCGAGGAAAGGGGTTTTTCAGCTCGGGGCTGCGCTGCCCAGCCTACGCGCGGAGCTCTCCCTTCGCTCCTTTTCCAGCCAGAGCAGCCTCAGAGGCCTCAAGGGCAGCTCTGACCTCCCAATCGGAGCTAAATCCGGGGGTAAGAGGTCAGGGATGAACATCAAGCTCCTCCAAACGGGCACGGAGCGGTGAGTTTTGCTTCTCAAAGAGCTCCCGTGGCGCAGAGCCGTGCCCTTCTGGGGAAGGTCGGGTGCTGTGGGTCACCCTCGGGAGGCTGAGGGCAGTTTACGTCCCCGGCTCCCTGCCGGCGTTGCCTGTGTTGGAGCGCTGAGCTGCGAGCGCTGAGCTGCTGGGCCGAGCTGCAGTGCCCACAGTGTCGAGCTCAGGGTGCCGAGGTGTCCATGGAGCTCCGTGTGGGTCACAAGAACCCTTGAGCCTCACGGCCTCgctgctcctcctccttttttgtGAGCCGGGCGAGCTGGTTTGCTTCCTCAGAGCCACGCCAAAGGAgctcctttgtttttctgctgcttttcctccttagCCCAGCTCGCCGGCAGAGACCGGGACAAATACCCTTAGTTCAGCGTCCAGGCTCGAAGGGAGGTGCTGAGCACGCCCTGCCCCTTCTCGTGACGGTTGGCCGTCACGCTGAGCTCCTCTCCCCGCCGCGTGCCGTGCTTTCCTCCCTCCCGTGATGAATTTCAGGCTTCTGGGACATCCGCGGGCTGGGCAGACCCAGTTCTGCCCCAGTACCTCCCCCTGCCCGCTCCATGCCCCTGACAAACAGAGCACAGCCGTGGGGGGGCTCCTGCCTTAGCCACGAAGTAaattcactgatttttatttcttcctggtgCCTCGACCTCTGtccttccccccccatccccgcgCCCCCAGTCCTGCAGTGCGCCACCGTCATCGGGTTCTGCTACTGGGCCTCGGAGCTGATCCtggcgcagcagcagcagcacaagaagTACCACGGCTCCCAGGTCTACGTCACCTTTGCCGTCAGCTTCTACCTGgtggcgggggccgggggcgcctCCATCCTCGCCACCGCCGCCAACCTGCTGCGCCACTACCCCaccgaggaggaggagcaggccctggagctgctgtCGGAGATGGAGGAGAACGAGCCCTACCCGGCCGAGTACGAGGTGATCAACCAGTTCCAGCCACCCCCGGCCTACACCCCCTGAGGCCGCCGCGGCTCCGGGGCGCGTGCGAGGCTCCGTGCCCCCCGAAACCTGCCCTCACCCGAGGCCGCCGGTCCCGGCTGCTTCGCCGTCGGGGCACCGTGCTGGCTCTCCCGTGCGAAGGACTGGTTTTAGAGTTGGATTTagagactggggggggggcacgctcCGAAGCCGCCCCCCTGTTTCCGCAACCCCCCGCGGCGCGGTTTTAACCCCGTGGCTCCCCCGAGCCCTCCTTCCCCCACGGACCGAGGGCAGGCGGCGCCGGGACGGAGATCGCGAGctcggccccagccccgccacgGCTGCGCCGCCGGGCACGCGCGCGTGCGAGCGTCTTCGTGCGCGTGGGGAAGGCGCCGTGGGCGAGGAGGGCGCCGCAGCACCCCCGCGACCCCCGCGACGGGGGCAGGCACAGCACCGCCACCGCTCCCCTCCCGCGGCTCGTGCCCGTCGCGCCCGTTTTGCACTTTACCGGCGAGGCTCGCCGCCCGCCGGGGACGCTTCGAGGACGCCGCCGTGCCCGCGGTGAGGTTGGCAGGGGGAGGCACGGCACCGGCTGCCGGAGGAGCTGCCCCGGGAGCGACCCGCGCCCCTGCGGCACCGCCCCGGGCTGCAAacccaaggaaaacaaacaaacaaacaaaaaaaaacccgaGGTTTTTGTATGGCGCCGGCCCCAAGAAGCAGCTCCGAGGTGGGCGCCTGCGGCCCTAGCTTTTATGCAAGTTCCCGACCTCTGGGGAAATCGGACTGGTCTGCTTTTCGCtcctttttagtgtttttttttctgccccccccacctgcttttaattaattaattaattcgCCGCCCCGCTACTCCGCCAGCCCCCGGGCACGCTGCTGGGAGCCGCACGGTGCCGAGAGTCCCGCAGCCAAAGCGAGACGGCAGCCAGCAAGGAGAGCAGCCTtgttttggggccgtttggggcAAATCGAGCAGAGAAAGCTAtgcgggggcggggggacaccagcccggggagcagcggggggctccgggaggAGTTTTAGGGCAGGCACGCTGCGCGATGCTGCTCCCCTCTTCCTGACGCTTCTCCCCCTGTTCCCTGCCACCGGCTGCTTCGTCCCGCtcgctcctcttcctcccgcACCCCGCCGCAGATTCGGCCGCCCGCTGGGGCTCAGGGTGTGACCGGGGTGGCTCCGTCACGGCCCCAAAACCATCGGGGTTTTGGTCCGGGCACCGGCAGCGCGATCTGAAGGGTTCAGCACGGCCCCGGCGCGGTTCGCCCCGTCCCTccgccccgctgctgccccctcggccaaaaaaaaaaaccaaccaggtctgggggtgttggggcgTCCGGAAAATGAtttgggttccccccccccaccggcgCCTCTATGCAAGAGAGGGCTCGTCTGTAAATAGTCTTGTGCATAAACactgtatttctgtaaaaaccccaaaaaaggaaaagggcgCGACACCCCCCGCCCTACTAACAAATGTAGCCCCGGGAGGTCAGGGCAGGACGCGGGGAGGTCCCCGAGGcgttgggggtgggggggccacGTGTCCCCCCTCTGTCaccgtccccgtgtcccccgtgTCCCGCGCCTCGGCCCCGTCCCGCGCCCTGCCCTTTTCCAGAGGAATAAAACCCGTGTACATAGTGCCCGGTGCCTGCCTGCGCTTTGTTCCCGAaaccggggggctggggggggggggggatcgcGGCCGGGTTTTCTCCTAAAGCCGGGTGGGGGGCTCCGCGCTGCTCCCCCCTCTTGCTGCTCTGCACCCCGATAAACCCCCGCGCCCCGATAAATATCCCCGCTATCTGTCGCTGCCCTGTGCCCCGCACATCGGCACCCTCCTAAgtcccccccccgcaccctgTGCCCCCCGATCCTTGCGCCCCTATAAAGGCCTGCGCCCCCCACCTCAATAACTGGCCCTGCCCCGTGCGCCCCAAGAAATGCCCTTGCCCGCACCCCATTGCCCTGCACCCCCCTGAGTGCCTGTGCCCCGAACCCCAAGAAACGCCCCTGGCCTGCGCCTGCTGCCACGCACCCCAATAAATAAAGACCTGTGCCCTCTGCACCCCAATAAATAAAGGCCTGTGCCCTCTGCACCCCAATAAGTAAAGGTCAGTGCTCCCACCCCAATAAATAAAGGCCTGTGCCCCCAACACCCCAATAAATAAGGGTCTGAGTCCCCACACCCCAATAAAAAAAGGCCAGTGTCCAGCACCCCAATAAATAAAGGCCTGTGCCATAGACCCTAATAAATAAAGCCTTGTGCCCTGCACCCCCATGAATAAAGGctggggacccccaccccaataaATAAAGTCCTATGCCCCCATATCTCAATAAAGTCCTGCGCACCCCGATAAATAAAAGGTGTGTACCCTGCACCCCAATAAAGCgctgtgcccccagcaccccaagaAATAGTGGCCTGTACtcctgcaccccaaaaataaaGGTTGCTGCTGTGTACCCCAATAAATAAAGGTCTGTGCCCCTAAACCCCAATAAATAAAGTTCTGTGCCCCCTGGACCCCAGTAAATAAAGGCTGGTGCCACAAACCCCAATAAATAAAGTCCTGTGGCCCCTGTACCCCAGTAAATAAAGGCCTGTACCCTGCACCCCAATAAAGggctgtgcccccagcaccccaataAATAATGCCCTGTAATCCTGCACCCCACTAAATAAAGGCTAGgtgccccccacaccccaataAATAAAGGTTGCTGCTGTGCACCCCAATAAATATAGGCCTGTGGCCCCCACAACCTAATAAATAAAGGCTGGTGCCCCAAACCCCAATAAATAAAGTTCTGTGCCCCCTGTGCCCCAACAAATACAGGCCTGTGCTGTGCACCCCAATAAAGAAAGGTCTGTGCCCCTAAACCCCAATAAATAAGGGTCTGTGCCCCAAACCCCAATAAATAAAGGCtggtgtccccaaaccccaataAATAAAGGTCTgtgccccctgcaccccaatAAAGAAAGGCTGGTGCCCCAAACCCCAATAAATAAAGGCCTGTGCCCCCCGTACCCCTACAAATACAGGCCTGTGCTGCGCACCCCAATAAATAAAGTCCCGTGGCCCCCACACCCCAATAAATGAGGGCCCACGTCCCCCACACCCCGATACATGAAggccggtgccccccccaccaaCCGaagccctgtgccccccccccagccccatgcccccccccagccccgcccccagccccccgggcGGGGCCGCGTCCCCGCgctaggccccgccccctctcgCGCTGTCCCCGCCCACCCCTTAGGCTCCGCCCACGCCCCTCCCCACCCAATCGccgcgcggggcggcggcggcggcgcccaaTGAGgagcgggcggcgcggcgcgctGACGTCAGACGCCGCGCGACGGCGGCGGGGGCAGAGCGGCGGCATGTTGCAGCCGCGGCGGCCGCTCCTCGGCCTCCTCGCCCGGGCCTCGCGGCTGGGCTTCCGCCCGCCGGCCTCGGGcctgccgccgcctcctccccgccctcctcctcctccttctcccgcCGGGGGCCaggcggggcggcgcggcctGCTGGGCCTGCTGGGCCTGCTGCAGTGCGGCtccggcggcgggcagcgggcgaggaggccgcggcggggccggcagcgggggggcgggggggctgaggagaggggaggggggcggcgggcaggaggaggaggaggaggaggaggaggccccgggggggggcgggggctggcccggggccgccccgccctcgccgccgcccgcctcATGGCCGCCCTGGCCGGGGTCTTCGTGTGGGACGGGCAGCGCAtcgaggaggaggagctgcagcgGTGCGTGCCCCCCGACACctgccccccgcgccccgctccgAGGGTCCCTGCccgccccacaacccccccgtGTCGGAggtccctccccccccccccccccgagggtcCTGGCGTGCCCCCAACTCAGAGGGACCCCCCCAATACTCCTCGGGGTGCCCCCTGAGCCCCcgtgtttgggggggggcaaattcTTGGGGGTGTCCCTGAGCCCCTACACCTGGGGGTGGGCCCTGAGCTCTTGGGGGTGCCCCTGAGCCCCCCTCATGCCTCAGGGTGGTCTCGAGCCACCCTGGAGGGTCCTTGTCCACCCCATGAGCCCCCCATGTCAGaggccccccccaaattcctggggctgccccctgAGCCCTCACACCTGGAGGTATCCTCAAGCTCTTGGGGctgtccctgacccccccccatgcctGAGGgtggccccaaacccccccgcaGAGGGTCCTTGCCCACCCCCATGACAGAGGATCCTCCACAAACTCTTGGGGTTTCTCCCTGAGCCCCCACACCTGGGGGTGTTCCCCAGGCTCTTGGGGATGCCCCTGACCCCGTACCCCGTTCCTGTGGGTGCCCCCCAAGCCCTCACAAGGTCCCCAACTCCCCCCCTTACCACAAAATCCTGACTCTTGTgatcccccaaagcccccccgacccccccccaggcacggggttaaccccaaaacccccgggGAAggcccccaactccccccccccccccccaacagggTGCCCCAGGCTGGGGATGTCCCACCAAACCCACACACGTGGGGTGAGCACCCCCCCAGACACCCTGGGGTGCCCTCGCTGTGGTGGGATGAGGACAGtttgggtgcttttttttttcttttcggtGCTTTTTGGAATCGTCCCTGGCTTTGTTGCAGCGTAATTAGTGAGCGCGGGCTGGGACTtggggggggtttagggggaaTAATTAAAACTTAATGGGCAGCTCTGGCACGCCGCGGCAGCGCCgcctttcctcctcttcaaTTCCAGCTCCCGGCGCCTCGAGCGCATGGCCACGCCATCCTGTGGGTGCTCGGTACCCTGTAGGAGCTCGGTACCCGGCGCTGCACTAAGGAGCTTAGCTAATAATCAATTAAATCCTCGCCTTAACGAGGCCTGCCCCTCGCTTGCGTCCCTTTGCCCCGCTTTGGGGCACCTTGGGGCGTTCAGGTGTGCGCTGATGACCTTTACGCGGCCCAGGAGAGGAGAAATCCCTTTTTATCCCCGGGGGAGGCGGCTCACCCGCGTGCTGCAAGGTGTTTTGGGGCCGACACGGGGACAGCAAACGCGGCGCTTTGTGGTGGCCTCAGCAGGGCTTGGATTAGGCGTGGGATTAAGCTCGGGGCTGAGCCGCTCGCTTCAAGGTTACGGGGACGGTCCCGAGCCCCTCCCGGTGCCCTCGCCTTGATGTCCCCGCTCGCTGCTCCCCTCCTCGTGCCTTGGCTCTGGGTTTGGGCTTGCAGGGCCCTGAGCCGGTTCCCTCGGGAGCCAGCAGGGTGCGACGTGCGCCTCGGGGGGTTAAAACCAAGTCTTAGCTGTGGAGCTGGTTCGGGGCTTCCGGACGCGGAGGGGGAAAGCAGGGAGGAAGCCCAGGAGTTTGGGGCAGAAACGCCCGCAGGCCGCTGGGCTCCGAGCCCTCAGCCTTCCCCGAGCACCCGATCTcggcagcagcacaggcccgttttggggggaatttAAGCTGTTTTGTCGCGTTTTTACTCCTCGCACGCCTCAAGGGgcgggaggaggaaggggcgtGCTTcccagcaggtgctgctggtgggttgggttgggttgggttgggtttggTTTGAAGCTTGCTGACACCCCAGGCAGAGGTCAGCCTGACCCCAGGGCCCTGCGGCGGGGCCCGGCTGCTCCGGCGCGCCCGAAATAAATCGCGGGGCCTGGCGCTGGCACCcgctgggcacggggctgggacgCTGCGGCTCTTGGCACCTCCGCTCGCGGGACAGGGGCCGGCTCACGAGGGATGGGGCCAAGCCCTGCAGAGGGAGCGGTTCCCCCTCCGTTCCCCGCGTTTATCGGGGTGCAGCTGCCTCCTTCCGCCTGCCTCCCCGTAAATCTGCGGGGTTTTGTTCCCGGAGCGGGAGGCGCCAGCGAACGGGATCGCTGTGTGACGCTTTCGGAGCAGGAGCAGCgcaggctgggggctccccggcACCCCCAACCTGCCCTCACCCGACGGGCGAGACCTGCCTCACAGCTCCCAGCCGGCGGTTTCATTAAGGCCGATGCTAATTACCCCACGTAATTAGTGTCTCGGGGCGGTGGCGGGGCTGGAGGCGCCGCAGGCAGCGAGCGAGGACCCCGTGTCCGCAGGGGCTGCACCGCGAGCTGGGCCGGAGGTTTGACTGTGGGGTGGCGCGggtgggggctgcagctccgaACGCACGGGTTTTCCCATTCTGACGTTTTCTTTTTGGGGTTTTGATGGCGTGCAGAGCCCCTCGTGCTGTCCTCCCGCTGTGGGGGAGGCTGGCGGTCCTCTTTGCCTTACAAACACCAGCTGCCGCCTGCGGCTCGGgctcctgagctgctgcagccccggaGCGGCGCCGgtcccccctcttcccccccccccccccccccccccccatctcctctTGGGGTGCTGCGGGGTCTCCGTCCTCCCCCGAGTGCCACCCCGTCCCTGGCCGCTGCTCCTGCGCTGACTCAGCACagccccggtgccggtgccgcgaGCGCTCGGTCGCCGCCTTCCCCAAACGCTTCTTCCTCGCgtccctccttccctgggctCCTCCCGCTCCGTTCTGCTCCCGaaccaacaaaaccaacccCGCTCCGGGGGCGCCGCCGGGAGGTTTGGCCGCCCCCTTCCTCTCGGTGCCTGCTCTCGCGGGGCTCTGCCCGGCCGCCCTCGGGCACTTCCCCTGAGAAGCAGCGGCTGTGAGGCAGCTGCTCGTGTCCCGGGGGGGTTTCGTTCCTCTCCTGGAAGGAAGGGCCCTGCCGTGGGTCGTGCAGCCCCTGGTGACTGCTTTTAGCCACGGAGTGGGCTCCGACTGCAGGGGATCGCGTGGGGAGCCCCTTCCGAACGCACCAGAGTGAAGTTTGTGGTGCTCTGTAATAACACAGGGCCCTCGGGACCGAAGTTAAAGGCCTGGGGAAGCTGCGGCACCTGGCCGGCTGCGTGTTTCACGTCCCAGCGAGCGACCCCCGCACGGGGCAGCACCCTTCCTGCAGCACCGAGCCCCAGGCGCTGCCTTTAGCTCGCCGAGAAGGTTTTGCAGGTCTCCCCGGGCTCCGTCCGTCACGGGAAAGCTCCGTCCCGTGCCCGGGTTCGTCTCTAACTGTGCTCTGTGTCCCCCCAGCTCGGCGCAGGAGATGAAGCACATGGAGAACATCTCGGCCATGCTTCGCGGCGGCTCCCCGGACGAGTACCAGCGGCCGGACCCCGCGTCGGAGCGGGATGCGGTGCGCGCCCCcggggagcagccctgggagATGATCATGGACAAGAAGCACTTCAAGCTCTGGCGGCGCCCCATCGAGGGCACCCACCTGTACCAGTACCGAGGTACCGCCCACTGCGCCCTGCACGCGGCTTCTTCCCCACATCCGGCACCGGCTGCGCCTCGTGCGCCACGCCTGGCCTCtgcctggaggaaaaaatgtgaaatccCGTCCTTTACTTCCCCCTCCACGCGTCCCGTCCCCTCACAGCCCTTCGGGGGGGGTCGCAGCCCCAACGCCTGCCTCGGTGCAGCAAGATGAGAAGGGAAAGTCGGTTTGTGGGGTGTAAAAACTTGCGTTTGCCCGTGACTGAAAGCTCTCTCTTTGCTGCAGTGTTTGGGACGTACACAGACGTGACTCCCAGGCAGTTCTTCAACGTCCAGGTGAGCGGGAGTCCCGCCCGTGTGGTGGGGTAGGGATCAAGTCCTGCTGCcggaggggtgggggagagagaTGGTGAACGGCATCCGTCTGCGTGGCCTCCCCCGACCCAGGACAGCTCGTAGCGTAGGCCAGAAGCAGGACAAAGTTATCCCACGCCCCGGTTGggtcctgcctccctcccacgAGCCCTGCCGGGCAGCGTAGCCCTCCTCTGCTGCCCCTTCTCTCCCGGCATCGCCCAGGAGTCTTTAATTGCTCAGTGTTAGAAGCCGTGGCCGTGGTGAGGTGTGTTTCCACGGGGTGAGGAGCAGGGCCAGTTATTGTTACGCGTGGTGCTGactcagcctctccttgctgcCAGCTGGACACCGAGTACAGGAAGAAGTGGGACTCGCTGGTCATCAAGCTGGATGTCATCGAGAGGGACCTGGCCACGGGCTCCGAAGTGATTCACTGGGTGACCCACTTCCCGGTGAGGGAgtccctcctcctttccccctctgcctccccaccACGCCTCACGAGCAGGCAGGGCTGACGCCggctctctctccctcccccagtACCCAATGTATTCGCGAGACTACGTCTACGTTCGCCGCTACAGCGTGGACAAGGAGAACAACCTGATGGTGCTGGTGTCGCGGTACGTGCGCCGCGTCGGCCTGGCCAAGCTCCCGAGGTTTTCCTGCCAGGCCGCGAGGCCGTTGGTGCCCCGTGATCCGCTGGGTCTCGCGCCAGGGTCACGTCGTGCCCCGCAGCTGAAGCAGCGGGA from Anser cygnoides isolate HZ-2024a breed goose chromosome 26, Taihu_goose_T2T_genome, whole genome shotgun sequence includes these protein-coding regions:
- the STARD7 gene encoding stAR-related lipid transfer protein 7, mitochondrial, giving the protein MLQPRRPLLGLLARASRLGFRPPASGLPPPPPRPPPPPSPAGGQAGRRGLLGLLGLLQCGSGGGQRARRPRRGRQRGGGGAEERGGGRRAGGGGGGGGGPGGGRGLARGRPALAAARLMAALAGVFVWDGQRIEEEELQRSAQEMKHMENISAMLRGGSPDEYQRPDPASERDAVRAPGEQPWEMIMDKKHFKLWRRPIEGTHLYQYRVFGTYTDVTPRQFFNVQLDTEYRKKWDSLVIKLDVIERDLATGSEVIHWVTHFPYPMYSRDYVYVRRYSVDKENNLMVLVSRAVEHPSVPEDPEYVRVRTYESQMVIRPHKTFDENGFDYLLTYSDNPQTVFPRYCVSWMVSSGMPDFLEKLHTAALKAKKMEIEVRDYMAAKPLESGGEGKAGVPAAEHKSEGSCSPAQLEYA
- the TMEM127 gene encoding transmembrane protein 127 encodes the protein MYTPGGPGLPGGRRRRGAAGGGAGGGGGGLPKQPERSLASALPGALSITALCTALAEPAWLRIHGGTCGRQELGVADVLGYVEPELLRDYCMNPQTVLLLRVIAAFCFLGIICSLSAFLLDVFGPKHPALKITRRYAFAHILTVLQCATVIGFCYWASELILAQQQQHKKYHGSQVYVTFAVSFYLVAGAGGASILATAANLLRHYPTEEEEQALELLSEMEENEPYPAEYEVINQFQPPPAYTP